CGAAGGCTTCTTCCTCATTCCGTCCCGCTCCCACATAACGGATATCCTGGTCCTTCAAGTGCTTCAAGGTATCCAAAAGTCCTTCTTGGCCTTGATCCAGGATGTGATTGTTAGCCAGATTAACGGCCTCTACTCCCGCATCTCGGAGAGCCGGCAATACGTCCGGTGAGGACTTGAATACGAATTTCTTATTGGCCGCGCCAACGCCTCCGGTCGTAACCGGCGTTTCCAGATTAAGCACGGTTAGATCGTCCTCCAGGAATGCGGTGCCCAGATGCTTGAAGGGATAATCATATCCGTGCTTCTTCAGCTCAGCCTCCACCTTGCCCGAGAACAAGGTATCCCCTGCAAAATGCATAACCACCCGCTTTGCCATCGCGGAATCGGTAGGATCATCTGTTGCGCTGCCTTCTGGCTCGGTCCTATCGGAACCTGGGGGTTCGCCAGTCTCCGTCGTCTTCGGAGGCTTCGAATCCGCCCCCTCCCCGTCAGCTTGTTGTCCGGAGCCGGGGCTATCCGCCTGATCCCCTTCCATGCCAAAGTCCGGCATACCAAGCGGATAAGCCGTTTGCTGAACAGGATTTTCCTTAAATTTAAAATGATAGACAAGCAAAGCAGCGATCATAAAAATCAAACATAAGTTAAGCATGATCCAAACCCGTCCGGTTCGCTGCTTACGGGCCTTCTTCTCGGCCTTGCTTTTCTCTGATCGTGACAGATGCATAGGTCACTCCTTTATTCACTTATGAGCTCGCGTTATAAGTCGCTTCCCCCATTATACCAGCTTCCATATAAAGAATAGAACCCCCCGTCACCGGGGAGTTCTATATCTAAGCTTCTATTCGAATTTCCGGTAATAACGGATTTACAGACCTATCAAGGTGATCACGGAATCGCTGAGCGCTTCCATGTAAAGCGGGTCACTGTTCAAGGAGTCGATACGCTCAAGCCGCATATCCATTTCCTTGGCAATGCTTTTGGCTTCAATATCCAGATCGTACAGGACCTCAAGATGATCCGAGACGAAACCGACCGGCGCAACCAGTACATCCTCGACCTGCTCTTCTTTATTCAACGTTTGCAGCGTATCCAGAATGTCAGGACCGAGCCAAGGCTCCGCCGTCCGACCAGCACTTTGCCATGTGAACTGCCACTTCTTGACGCCGGCCTGTTCGGCTACGGCTTTGGATGTCTCGAGCAGCTGCTCCTGATAGGGATCTCCGATGGACAAAATGCGTTCCGGGAGGCTGTGAGCACTGAACAGCACTCTCACGCTGTCCCGGTCAGCCCCTGCTTCCTCGAACTGGTTCAGCTTGGCGGACACCCGATCGGCAAAGGCCTCGATCAGTTTCGGATGCATGTGATAGCTCTCCACAAACGAGATCTCAAGTCCCAACTCATCCGCTTTGGCTTGAGCGCGCTTCACGTAGGATCCGATGCTCATGGTGGAGTAATGAGGTGCCAGCACGATGCCGACGGCTTCCTTAATGCCGTCCCGCACCATTTGCTCAACACCATCTTCGATGTACGGTGCTGCGTGCTTTAGTCCCTGATAGCATACAAACTCAAGATCGATCGCGCGAGGATCCGCATTTAATGTATCCTCCAGCGTGCGTACCTGTCGGTCCGTATTCTCCCGGAGTGGAAAGACCCCCCCAACAATCGCCTCATAGCGGTCAGTAAGCTCCTTGAGCTGCTCCTCCGACGGCTTGTTCCCGCGACGGATGTGGGTATAATAACTCTCGATTCCTTCCATGTTCTCCGGAGTACCGTAGGACATAACCAACACGCCAATCTTGTTCTTCATACCAACTCACCTCTGACTAATAAAATATTCAACATTTAAGAGCGTTGTGCACCTGCGTGCAGTGCCTGAGCGGAGTATTCGTGAATATACGATGTCAACTCACGCAGTTTCTCTAGCGAAGCCTCCGGGAATAAACCGTGCCCTAGATTAAACACAAAGCCGGGCTCCTGAATCCCTTGATCGATAATCTCCTTCGCATACTGCTGGATGACCGGCATCGGTCCGGTCAGAACGGTCGGGTCCAGATTGCCCTGAACAGCATACTTATGCTCTAAACGGCTGCGTCCTTCTGCAATGGACACTCGCCAGTCGAGACCGATGACATCCGTGCTGAGATGCGTAAGCGTAGGGAGCAGCTCACCCGAGCTCACGCCTGGAAAATAAATTTTCGGAACACTCAGGTCCTGAAGCTCCGCAAAAATACGCGTAATCGTTGGTAGGACAAACGTTTGGAAATCCTGTGGAGACAATGCCCCCACCCAGCTGTCGAACAATTGAAACGCTTTCCCGCCGTTAGCGACGTGGGCACGCAAATAAGCGATCACCATATCCCCAAGTTTGTCCATCAGCGAGAACCATACCTTCGGCTCACTGTACATGAGCTCTTTCGTGCGAAGATAATTTTTGGATGGTCTGCCTTCGATCAGGTAGCTGGCAATCGTGAACGGAGCGCCGGCAAATGTGATAAGCGGCACTTCCAGCTCCTTATCCAGGATACGGATCGTCTCCAGGACATGTCCAAGATCCCCCTCGACATCAATCGGGCGTAGTTTCTCTACATCCGCCGCAGATCGGATCGGATTATCAATCACCGGGCCGATATTTTTCACGATATCGAAGTCTACCCCGATTGAGGCAACGGGATTCATAATATCGGAATATAAAATAGCCGCGTCTACACCAAGCTTCCGTACGGGCATCAAGGTTACCTCTGCCGCCAGCTCCGGTTGACTGCATATTTCCAGTAAGGAGTACTTTTCTTTAATCTTTCGATACTCCGGGTCGTAGCGTCCCGCTTGACGCATGTACCACACAGGAACATGATTCACTTCCTGCTTACGGCAAGCGCGAATGAATTGATCGTTATAGGTCATGATTAGGCCCCCATCAATGTGTATAAAGTTTCCTAAATTTCATTATGCCCTTTTTAAAAGTAAGTAACAACCGTCTTACATGGACATCCTATGAAAATCACATGACAATCTTATGACATTGTTAGCTTTTGGCACTTTTTAAATATGTTATACTGAAAGAACGGCATTTTTAGGGTACTCCCGCAATTCGCCCGGTCATTCCGGGCTCGACAGCTTAGAAAGGAAGTGAAGGGCACATTGACCAATTGGAAAATCAATCTCATTGTGCTTTGGTTCGGACAGTTTTTGGTCAACTCCGGGATGACAATGATCACCCCGTTCCTGACATTATACCTGGCGCAAGACCTGAATGTTGTTGGAGACCGGGAAATAGGACTATGGGCAGGATTGATATTCGCCGCCAACTTCCTGACATCATTCATTTTTCAACCGATCTGGGGAAAAGTCGCAGATAAATACGGACGCAAAATCATGCTGCTGCGCTCCGGCTTCGGCATGGCGCTGGTCATTGCCTGCATGGGCTTTGCTACCCATCCATGGCATCTGCTGGTTCTGCGTTTGCTGAACGGTACCATATCGGGATTTAATCCTGCGGCGATATCGCTCGTATCAAGCACGACGCCAAAGAATCGAATGGGATTTGCGATGGGCATCATGCAGTCGGGACAAGTTGCAGGCACCATTCTCGGTCCGTTGATCGGCGGACTCATGGCCAGTTGGGTCGGATTCCGGCCAATCTTCTATATCACCGGCGGACTGATCTTTGCCGCTTCGATGCTTGCCTTGTTCCTGGTTAAAGAAAACTTCAACCGCGAGCAGGCAGCCAAGGCGCCGCAGCCCTCGGTTATTGCCGGGCTTAAAGAGCTGAGCCACATTCCGCAGCTGCCGGCGTTATTCGCCGTCACGTTCCTGCTGCAATTCGCCATGATTAGTCCCATGGCACTGCTCCCGCTGTACGTTCAGAAACTGCATGGAACCGCGGTGGATATTGCGATATGGGCCGGGTTCGTTGTAGCCGTAACGGGGCTGTCAAACATGATCGCCTCCCCGATTCTCGGCAAGCTCAGCGACAAGGTCGGTGCGCACCGCATCTTGACCTACGCCTTGATCGGTACGGGACTTACGCTGATCCCGCAAGCCTTCGTTCAATCGGTGTGGCAGTTGATTATTGTGCGGTTCATGATGGGCGTCTTCATGGGCGGGCTGCTGCCGAGTGTCAACGCGCTGATTCGCTCTTACACGCCGGACGGCATGGAAAGCCGCTCCTTTGGTTTCAATACAAGCTCGCTTGCGCTTGGCAACATGCTGGGCGCGGTGATCGGCGGATTCTTATCCGGTTTCATCGGAATCGAAGGATTGTTTATTACTTCCGGCTGCCTGCTGATCATCAATATGATGTGGGTGAGACGAAAGCTGTTCTCGCAAAAGCCTTCGCCCAAATATCGTTGATCCCCCTGGGTCTGTCATCTAGATGGAGCGAGTCTCCCAAACCAAACAACAAAGGGCTGTCCCGTGGTCTACATCGACCCGTGGACAGCCCTTTGTTATATTCATGTACCCGTCAAATCACCTACATCCATGGGCCATGCGCCGGATTATACCAGGCGGCAAGCTACAAAATGACCCGATGCACTCCTTCCAATGGTTATCTGATCGTCCAGCACATCTCGCTATTGATTGTTTCATCCTTTAACTCGTGCAAGGATCAGCCCGTCATAAGCGGGCAGCAGCGTGCTGATCAGCCTCTTGTCCGTCGCGATGACTTCATTAAACCGGCGTACCGCTTGAACCGAAGGACCGTTCTTCTCCGAGTTCAGTGTTCTGCCGCGCAAAAAGCAGTTATCCCCAGCTATAAGCGCACCCGGATTCGCAAGCTCCAAGGCATATTCCAAGTACAGAGGATAGTTCTCCTTATCCGCATCAATAAAGAAAAAATCGAATGTCCGCCCTTCCTGCTTCAAAGCTTCCAGACTATCCGCCGCCGGACCGATGCGGTACTCCACCTGATCCTTGAATCCGGCCTTCTCCAGATGCCTGCCTGCAAGTTGCGCATATTCTTCCTTCAGCTCGAGTGAGGTGAGTTTGCCGTCCGCAGGAAGCCCTCGGCACAGACAGATGCCGCTATAACCGCCAAGGGCACCGATTTCGAGAATATTTCTAGCGCCGGCCGTCTGTACCAGCATGGTCAGCAGTCGGCCATATACCGGTGCCACCGAAACCTCCGGCATCCCATGCTCGCGGATGACCTCTATCACGAACTGAAGCTCTTCATCTTCAGGGTATAATTGGTTAACATAATCATCAGGGGTCGTAAGCAATGAATCCGCCTCCTTTGTCTTCATAAGATGCGTTGTTTCCCGTTAAACCTAACGAGAACTATCATATGATAATTGTCTTAGTCAATGCAATCGCCTATACTATATAGATTGAACCGGCGGCGACTATCGCCGTACACATGTTAAATGGAGTTGACGTCGTTAATGCCTCGATTACAATTGATCGCGACGGCCCCGATGGGGCTGGAAGCTGTCGTTGCCCGCGAGTTGAAAGAGCTCGGGTACACCGACATGGAAGTAGAGAATGGTAGAGTTACCTTTTCAGGTGACCTGATTGATATTTGCCGCTGCAATCTGTGGCTCCGGACGTCGGACCGTATTCTCGTCAAGATGGGTGAGTTTAAAGCCTTTACCTTCGACGAACTCTTTGAAGGAACCAAAGCTCTTCCATGGGAAGAGTGGATTCCGGCGGATGGCGAATTTCCTGTGGAAGGGCGTTCCCATAAATCGCAGCTTAGCAGCGTTCCCGCCTGTCAGGGCATCGTGAAAAAAGCAATCGTGGAGAAGCTGAAGCTCTCGCACCGTACGGAATGGTTTCCCGAGGACGGCCCCCGTTATGTAGTCGAGGTTTCTCTCTTGAAGGATCGAGCCATACTGACCCTTGATACTACAGGACCAGCCCTTCATAAACGTGGCTACCGCAAGCTGGTTACGGAAGCTCCGCTGAAGGAAACCATGGCTTCCGCCCTGCTGCAATTAAGCCGCTGGGGCCCGCATCGTCCGCTGTATGACCCATGCTGCGGTTCGGGCACCATTCTGATCGAAGCCGCCATGATGGCCTGGAATATTGCGCCCGGCCTGCGCCGCTCGTTCCCGTCCGAGCATTGGGATATCATCGGAGACAACCTCTGGGAAGATGCGCGCGAGGAGGCTTTTGACGCTGTGAAGGACGATATTCCGCTGCATATCGCCGGAAGCGATATCGACCCGAAAGCGATCGAAGTAGCCAAAGCCGCCGCCAAAAGTGCGGGACTTGCCGGCGAAATCGACTTTAGAGTCCTCCCTGCTGCCAAAGCCATACCTGAAGGTGAATATGGTTGTATTATCACCAATCCACCCTATGGCGAGCGGTTAAGCGAGAAAGAAGAGGTTGAACGTCTCATTCGCCAGCTCGGATCCGTAACGCATTCACTCCCGACCTGGTCCTTCTTCGCGCTTAGCCCGACCAAGCAATTCGAGCATTACTTCGGCCGCAAGGCGGACAAGCGCCGCAAGCTGTTCAATGGCCGGATCGAATGCCAGTATTATCAATACCTGGGCCCCTTGCCGCCGCGTAACAAATCGGCGGAATAACGAAATGACGCTTCCTGCAATCGCCGCCCTTGGGCGGCTTTTTTGCTCGGTCATCCAGGCCAAGCTATAATAAAAAGATGTTTTTGAAAAAAGGAGGATACCCACGTGCTCTCATCCCCATCATGGAGCGATATCCGAAGCCGGGTCTCCAAAGGGCTGCATTACCGATACACCGCATATTTATTATTCCTTATCCTCATGATGTACAAGCTGATCATGCTTGATCATCATCTCCATATTACCAACATGAAGCTGGATCAGACAGACTATGTGATCGCTGTTGGCTCGCTCCTGCTGATCTCCTTCTGGACCTTGTGGCTTCCGGCAAGAGGCCGGCTTGCGGCCTTAACTTTCTTAAATCTCTTATGGACGGGGATTCTGTACGCCGATTTGATCTATTATCGCTACTTCGATGATTTCATTACAGTGCCGGTACTTATGCAGGCCGGACAAGTCGGTTCCCTCGGGGATAGCATTCGTTCCCTGATTCATGCGTCCGATCTGTTCTTTTTTATCGATTGGCTTATGATCGTCCCATTTACTGCCGTGATGGTGTTCCGCAAACGGAGATCCACCTTGGGAACTTACACTCTCCCGGGTGAAAATCGCCAGCATCGGCGGAACCGGATCATTCGCCGTTTGGTAACAGGCACACTTGTGTTCATCCTCGGCATGGTCATGACTTTCATTCCGATCAAGAAAGCGTCCAATACATGGGCCGTTGGCCTCTTTGAAGGCAATTGGTGGAATATTACGCTGTATAATGTGACGGGACTGATCGGCTTTCACGGTTATGATATCTACCGTTATGGACGAGATCATCTCGTGGGGCAGCCCAAGCTTCCGGAAGAGGAAATCAATCAGATCAAGGCATGGTTTGATGCTAAACGTATGGAGCCGTCCGATACGGACGCCTTGTTTGGCAAGTATAAAGGCAGCAATGTCATCATGATTCAGACGGAGGCCTTCATGAATTTTGTCATCGGCCAGTCGATCGGGGGGCAGGAAATCACCCCTAACTTCAACCGTTTGATGAAGGACAGTATGTATTTCAGCAATTTTTATCATCAAACCGGTCAAGGGCGAACGTCCGACGCGGACTTTGTCACGCACAGCTCCTTGCTTCCGCTGCCTACAGGTTCCGTATTTACGCGATATGCTGATCGCGAGTACGATACCCTTCCGGAGATTCTGAAAGAACAGGGCTATGGCGCAAACGTGTTCCATGCCTATGACAGCAGCTTCTGGAACCGTACCACAATGTACCGAGAAATGAATTACGACCGGTTTTACAGCAAGAAAGATTTTGAAATGAACGATGTGCAGGGATGGTCATTGAGCGACAAAGCGTTCTTCGCGCAATCGCTGGATGCGATGAAAGGCATCAAAGAGCCCTTCTATTCCTTCCTGATTACGTTAACGAGCCATCATCCGTATTATGTCCCCAAGGATGGGGTGAAGCTGGATACAGGGGCTTTTGAAGGCTCAATATTCGGGAACTATTTGCAGTCGATCCACTATGTTGACGAAGCATTCGGCCAGTTTGTCGAGCAGATGAAACAGCAAGGACTGTGGGATAACACCATATTGATCATCTATGGGGATCACGACAATTCGATCAAAGAAAAAGCGGACTATGAGAAATTCCTGGGACGAGAACTGAATGCACTCGACATGGAGCAAATCATGAATCAGGTTCCCCTGCTCATCCGCCTGCCTGATGGGAAGCAAGCCGGAGTATATCCGGAAGCCGCTGGCATGATGAACGTGACACCAAGTATTCTTCATCTTCTCGGCGTGCCAAAAGAACCGTATTACTGGATCGGAAGCCATCTGTTGGATAACAAGCCGCGTCTAATTCCGCTGCGCAGCGGCGCATTCTCCGATGAGAAAGTGTTCTACCTGCCAACCGAAACGGCCGGACTTGAAGGGGGAACCTGCTACGATCTTGCGACGCGTCAGCCGACCGATATTCAGGCCTGCCGTGAAGGTTATGATAAGACACAGGAGCAGCTGCGTATTTCCGATCAAGTGATCACGTATGACCTGCTGAAGTTATTTAAATCACAGGGCGAAGCGAATGCCCGATAACCGGGCCTAACATTAACAAATTCCAAATTTTATTCAGCCTCTGATCGCTGTTGACTGGGGCTGCTTTAAACCAAACCAACCAGGCTGATCATATCCATCAGCCTGGTTGGTTTTTCGAGCTAGGCGTGTCCGAAGAGGCACGCCTAGCTGCATTTATGAAGAATCATCTTTTTACTGGTAACATTTCTTATATCAAGCCCGGCGGGTAACCGACTCAAGATGTTTTCTCCGATTGACAAGCGTTCCGTACATCAGCACAAGCCCCATCCATGCCAGGCTAGCAACAATCCCGAGTGTCATATAGGCAATGTCAGGTGCAAAGAGTCGTATGGAATTCCAAGGGGAGCTTGTCAGACGCGTGAAGAGCGGAATGATGCCAGCTGACATCGCAAATAGAACCAAACTCAGCGGAAGCGTGAGATATAACTTCAAGTTGCGTTTCTTCATTCTTAGCAGCAACCATATCAGAATAGCGAGCAGGATGAACAAAGTTCCCGCCAATCCCCAAATCATCGGATGGACTCCAGCGGAAGGAGGTTTCGGGTCTTGTCCGTCTAGTATCCCCCTCAAATCCTTTGAGACCTGAGACAATCTGGCTTCCTCCAAAATGTGATTCTTGTTGGTTAAAATAACGGCCCCTACGCCCCGATCAGGGATGAAGAAGATTTCCGCCCGTGCCTCCGGCGTTGATCCGGAATGCCATACCAGAGTCTCGCCTTGGTCCGTCTCGCTTATTCTCCAGCCAAAACCATAGGCGCGATCCGGTCGATGCTGAACTAGAGGCGACAGGAGCAGCTCCTTATATTCTCGACGAAGCAACATGTCGTTATCTTGGAGCAAAAATTGGAGATACCGTGCCATATCGTCGATACTCGCCGTGATATAACCATAAGAAGCACCGCTATTGTCATAGGGAACGCTGCTCACTCGCGGATAGCCGAACCAGGATTGATACCCTTGTTCAAACCCGGATCGAACCGCCCGCTCCTCATCGGCTGCAGCTGTACTCATGCCCAGCGGGCCAAACACATGCTGCTCCATATAATCGGCATAGGATTGACCCGACACCTCCTCCAGAACTGCACCCAGGATCATATAATTGGCGTTACTGTATTGATGTTGTTCCCCTGGCGCTCTGCTAAGCTTCGCGTGGGAGAGATTGCGCACATTCTCTTTCAGGGCAGAAGCATCCTTCGCACCCACATCGGAATACTCCATGCCCGTATATGTACTATATCCGCTCGTCTGAGCAAGCAATTGCCTTATCGTTATTGACGACGCCTCGGAAGACGCTTCGGCCGCAAACCATGGCAGATAGGTCCCAATGGACTCATCCAAGTCGACCTGGCCCGACTCCACAAGCTGGACAATCCCTAACGCCGTCATGGATTTGGAGATGGATCCGAGGAAAAATGGAGTATTGGAGCTGACCGTGCTGCCTTCTGCTGTAACGCCATAACTGTTTGTATACAGCGTGTCCCCATCCTGTACGATGGCAACGGAAAGGCCCGGAATTTGATATTCCTCCATCATCGCTTTCATGTAGAGGGCAACCTTATCGGTCATGCCTTCATCCGCTTCGACAACGTTCCCCCATGTCGGAAGTAGAAATGCTAGAACGGTTACAACGACATACGTCCACTTCTTTCTCATAACACGCTTCCTCCTTTTGTAAAACGGAGGGCACGTCTATGTTTTCTTTTACCAAAGACGTAGACCAGAATCGTAACGAGCACCGATATCGAAAGGCTGGATACGATCAACATCATATTCCACCACATCTGATCGGATATCCGGTACAACAGATTGAAGCCGGTTATCTCAAACCCCTTCACCCATGCCGTCGTTAATGAGAAGGAAAACAACAGCTGACATAGGATATAAACGGCCGCAAAGACCAGTGGATATTTCATAAAGCCCCATACACTAAGCCGCCCGCTACGCGGTTCCGGTTCTTCAGGAACAGACTCGAGATCCCTGGCGTCTTGTACTCTAACCAAACCTTGCACCTCTGCATAATCCCTGACATACATATTGGGAGAGCCCAGATCTTCAAGACCATTCTCCCCGTGCTCCCTGCTTGCCTCCAGATGCTCCTGGATCTGTTCGACAACGGCCTCGACCTGGCTTGACGTCATTTCGTATCGTTTCAACTCGCGGCGAACGGCCGCGATAAATTGTTCTTCTTCATAGGATAATATCATGATCTCTGGCTCTCCTGTTCCACGCCATCTTCAAAACGCTGCACATTCGATGAAAGCAATGATCGAATATCCTGCTGCAGCTCCTGCCACTCCTGAATTTTCTTATCCAGAAACAAATCTCCGCTAGGCGTTATTTCGTAATACACTCTGGCTTTACCGCTCTCGCTAAACTCCCTCGTATCCGTCACCCATCCCTGATCTTTCAGCTTGGACAGGATTGGATAAATGCTTCCTACTCCCTTCAATTTCAGTCGGTGTTTCTCCAGCTCCTTCATAATCTCGTAACCATAACTCTTTCCATGACTCAGAATGGCCAATACGCACATTTCCAAATGCCCTTTAATTAAACTTGTTCTATCCATGACAACAATTTAACAAAAATATATATCGGAATCAAGTATATAATTCAAATACGTATATCAATATGTAAAAAAGCCCGTTCATTAGCTCGAAAGCTATTGAACGGACTGCACAGGATCATAAACTACTTTTTAGCTGAACGAAGCTTGGACAGACGTTCCTTCTCATCGCCTAACAACTCTTCCGCCAATTCCACCGCGTTCCGATTTCCCTGCTCAATCACCTGGGAAACCGCTTGCTCCGTATGGGATAACGAATTCTCCGCTTGCTGAATCAGCTGTTCCGTCGGATGGGACATTGCCGAGGATACGGCACGGTGCAGCTTCTCCACGGAATCTAGCGCGCTGTTGCTGGGACTGTTGGAGTGTAGACTGGAATCGTGACTGTTCATGACGGATGCTCCCTTCTAAAGTTGTTGTTCCCGTTGCCCTCTTAGCATGGATGGCTGAGCCAGGAACTATACCCGTAGAATGGGAATTCCACTTTAACTTCAATGCAGATGTGTTAAACAGCCTGTTTGTTATTTCACAAAAGGCAGCGCCTTTGCCAGCACTTCATCCTCTGTAGGCGCGCTGACATAACGGCCATTGATATACATAAATGCTCGTTTGCCGCAAGGACCGCAATAGGATTTACAGCCGATCTTAATGTCGGCATCCGGTACCATTTTCTTAATTTTCGGGATCATTGTCTTCAACTTCGTATGTCTGCACTTCTCGCAGACTCGAATATCATTAGCCATTGTTCATTACCTTCTTTATTCTGAAGTAACCTAGTGGTCGCCGTGATTGCCTTGGGACGGATTCGTAATTACAAAGCCTTCCTCAGGAAAATAAAGATAGTCGATTTTGACGCCGTCCAGGAAAGGTTGTCCTGCCTCCAAAATGACGTCGATCTCTTTATCTGTGGATACGATGACATCATTTTCCTTAGGCGTGTCCAGATCCAGGCCGTAGTGGGCATGATCGCCATGCGCATGGGTAACCAGCACGCGGAGTTTCTTATTCTTGTTCTCTTCCTTGTCCAGCTCTCGCTTTAACACCTTGGCGGCATTACGGGTAATTTTACATTTCACGTATATTCATCTCCTCACGGATGTTTCATTCAATATGTTATTGTAGACCCCTGCCAACTTTTTCGCAAGGGTCCGAGCCGTATTGTTACCGCCCGAAGCTCATTTACCGTACGCGCTTGGCGGGGCCCTGGTCCTCACCGATCAGACCTGGATATTTCCGTTCGACACGGGATACGAACCAGTTCATCAGCAGCATCGTGACTCCGATGTCATCGATCGGCAGCAAAGGCATAAAGTCCGGCAGCACCCAGTACAGCACAACGGGGACCAGAAATAAAAGCTTGTCCCCGAGTGCAACCCGGGAAGAGGCTAAATACCCGAATATCCGCTGGAATACATGCGACCAGCGCCGAAGCGACCATAATCTTCTCCACTTCATATTGTTCCCTCCATTCCAGGCAGCATGTCTATATCATTACCCAATTAGCAAATCTCTAAGAAATCCCGGAAACACGGTATTCCGGTGGCTGCAGCAATAAAAGCGCGAAAAGAGGCCACTGCCTTGTGATCCATTAAAGCAGCGGCCGTATTCTTCTATATTTTATACGTTGAATAGACCTATTCGTTTCAAACGATCTTATTCCAAAGACATAAACGCAGCTAGAATAGAACCCACCTCGACGCACAGATCCTCGAAATCCTCAAGCGGCAGCGGATTCATCCCATAACCAATCTCCACGGTAAAGCCCGGCCTCCGGTAATGCTGAATGAACCAATCCTTGTATCCTGCATCGCTGCCCTGCAGCTTCACCGGCCTGTAACCGCCGGCCTGACCTAATCTTCGGGCCATGTCCTCACTCTCCGGAGGTTCGTAGTCTCTATAATTCCAATAGATTTCCCTGCCTTGGCTGTGCAGGGAAATGGCCCGTTCCGGAGATATCGATAAAGTATGCTGATAGACGGCCTCGGCTTCTGGCTCACTTAGCGGCTTTGTCCCCGCATAATCCTGCGGCGACGGATGGATCTTGCCCCTCCGTGCGACTTCCTCATTCCAATGCGCAGGGAATTGATCCCCCAAATCCACGCCGTTAATATTAGCCTTCCAGCGGCGAAAGTCCTCGCGCCCGCCATTCCATTCGAGCAGACGCTCATAATATGGATGAGAAGGGGTAACGCCTTCTTGGACAAGCTCTACCCCATCCGGGTTCGCCATCGGCACGATCCATAACGTATAGTTCCGGTACCACGCATTCGGATCCTGAAAATAAACCGGTGACTCTTGCGATAAAGCCTTGCTATATTCCTCCATGAATCGCATCAGACAAGGGGTTGTGATCCATTCATTGGCATGCAGTGCTGCATTGATGTGAAGGTTTTTAGGGCCTTTGCCGATTTTGGCCGCATAAATGGGTTTGCCGAGCACACT
Above is a window of Paenibacillus sp. FSL K6-1330 DNA encoding:
- a CDS encoding MFS transporter, with translation MTNWKINLIVLWFGQFLVNSGMTMITPFLTLYLAQDLNVVGDREIGLWAGLIFAANFLTSFIFQPIWGKVADKYGRKIMLLRSGFGMALVIACMGFATHPWHLLVLRLLNGTISGFNPAAISLVSSTTPKNRMGFAMGIMQSGQVAGTILGPLIGGLMASWVGFRPIFYITGGLIFAASMLALFLVKENFNREQAAKAPQPSVIAGLKELSHIPQLPALFAVTFLLQFAMISPMALLPLYVQKLHGTAVDIAIWAGFVVAVTGLSNMIASPILGKLSDKVGAHRILTYALIGTGLTLIPQAFVQSVWQLIIVRFMMGVFMGGLLPSVNALIRSYTPDGMESRSFGFNTSSLALGNMLGAVIGGFLSGFIGIEGLFITSGCLLIINMMWVRRKLFSQKPSPKYR
- a CDS encoding O-methyltransferase, giving the protein MLTTPDDYVNQLYPEDEELQFVIEVIREHGMPEVSVAPVYGRLLTMLVQTAGARNILEIGALGGYSGICLCRGLPADGKLTSLELKEEYAQLAGRHLEKAGFKDQVEYRIGPAADSLEALKQEGRTFDFFFIDADKENYPLYLEYALELANPGALIAGDNCFLRGRTLNSEKNGPSVQAVRRFNEVIATDKRLISTLLPAYDGLILARVKG
- the hemE gene encoding uroporphyrinogen decarboxylase translates to MTYNDQFIRACRKQEVNHVPVWYMRQAGRYDPEYRKIKEKYSLLEICSQPELAAEVTLMPVRKLGVDAAILYSDIMNPVASIGVDFDIVKNIGPVIDNPIRSAADVEKLRPIDVEGDLGHVLETIRILDKELEVPLITFAGAPFTIASYLIEGRPSKNYLRTKELMYSEPKVWFSLMDKLGDMVIAYLRAHVANGGKAFQLFDSWVGALSPQDFQTFVLPTITRIFAELQDLSVPKIYFPGVSSGELLPTLTHLSTDVIGLDWRVSIAEGRSRLEHKYAVQGNLDPTVLTGPMPVIQQYAKEIIDQGIQEPGFVFNLGHGLFPEASLEKLRELTSYIHEYSAQALHAGAQRS
- the hemH gene encoding ferrochelatase, which encodes MKNKIGVLVMSYGTPENMEGIESYYTHIRRGNKPSEEQLKELTDRYEAIVGGVFPLRENTDRQVRTLEDTLNADPRAIDLEFVCYQGLKHAAPYIEDGVEQMVRDGIKEAVGIVLAPHYSTMSIGSYVKRAQAKADELGLEISFVESYHMHPKLIEAFADRVSAKLNQFEEAGADRDSVRVLFSAHSLPERILSIGDPYQEQLLETSKAVAEQAGVKKWQFTWQSAGRTAEPWLGPDILDTLQTLNKEEQVEDVLVAPVGFVSDHLEVLYDLDIEAKSIAKEMDMRLERIDSLNSDPLYMEALSDSVITLIGL
- a CDS encoding CapA family protein, coding for MHLSRSEKSKAEKKARKQRTGRVWIMLNLCLIFMIAALLVYHFKFKENPVQQTAYPLGMPDFGMEGDQADSPGSGQQADGEGADSKPPKTTETGEPPGSDRTEPEGSATDDPTDSAMAKRVVMHFAGDTLFSGKVEAELKKHGYDYPFKHLGTAFLEDDLTVLNLETPVTTGGVGAANKKFVFKSSPDVLPALRDAGVEAVNLANNHILDQGQEGLLDTLKHLKDQDIRYVGAGRNEEEAFAAQYFELQGMKVALLGFSRVLPETTWYALENRPGVAGAYDHVLPKAVEAIQAARSKADLVVVIAHWGEELHKTPNVHQINLSRAFIDGGADLIIGGHSHVLQGLEQYKGKWIAYSTGNFIFTKSSNEDTWKTAVFQASCSKQGDCDLKLTPYRTEIGQVIPLEGKEAEALLKEVEKRSVGGVKIALDGEVIAGKAVE
- a CDS encoding class I SAM-dependent RNA methyltransferase; its protein translation is MPRLQLIATAPMGLEAVVARELKELGYTDMEVENGRVTFSGDLIDICRCNLWLRTSDRILVKMGEFKAFTFDELFEGTKALPWEEWIPADGEFPVEGRSHKSQLSSVPACQGIVKKAIVEKLKLSHRTEWFPEDGPRYVVEVSLLKDRAILTLDTTGPALHKRGYRKLVTEAPLKETMASALLQLSRWGPHRPLYDPCCGSGTILIEAAMMAWNIAPGLRRSFPSEHWDIIGDNLWEDAREEAFDAVKDDIPLHIAGSDIDPKAIEVAKAAAKSAGLAGEIDFRVLPAAKAIPEGEYGCIITNPPYGERLSEKEEVERLIRQLGSVTHSLPTWSFFALSPTKQFEHYFGRKADKRRKLFNGRIECQYYQYLGPLPPRNKSAE